In Elephas maximus indicus isolate mEleMax1 chromosome 4, mEleMax1 primary haplotype, whole genome shotgun sequence, a genomic segment contains:
- the KCNA5 gene encoding potassium voltage-gated channel subfamily A member 5: MEIALVPLENGGALTVRGGGETPASCGQVTGGELQCPSTAELSEGSKEPAPRGSSAQRDADPGGRSLSPLPRELPQPRPPLSEDEEGEGDPAVGMADDPALGVGSLLHQRVLINISGLRFETQLGTLAQFPNTLLGDPAKRLRYFDPLRNEYFFDRNRPSFDGILYYYQSGGRLRRPVNVSLDVFADEIRFYQLGDEAMERFREDEGFIKEEEKPLPRNEFQRQVWLIFEYPESSGSARAIAIVSVLVILISIITFCLETLPEFRDEGELLRHPPVPHQPPAPAPGANGSGAMVPPPGSTVAPLLPRTLADPFFIVETTCVIWFTFELLVRFFACPSKADFSRNIMNIIDVVAIFPYFITLGTELAEQQPGGGGGGQNGQQAMSLAILRVIRLVRVFRIFKLSRHSKGLQILGKTLQASMRELGLLIFFLFIGVILFSSAVYFAEADTQETHFSSIPDAFWWAVVTMTTVGYGDMKPITVGGKIVGSLCAIAGVLTIALPVPVIVSNFNYFYHRETDHEDQAALKEEQGSQSQGTGPDGGGLHKASWSKVSLGKAGGSLENADGARRGSCPVEKCNLKAKSNVDLPRSLYALCLDTSRETDL, from the coding sequence ATGGAGATCGCCCTGGTGCCCCTGGAGAATGGCGGTGCCTTGACCGTCCGAGGAGGAGGTGAGACCCCTGCAAGCTGTGGCCAAGTCACAGGGGGAGAGCTCCAATGTCCCTCGACGGCTGAGCTCAGTGAAGGAAGCAAAGAGCCGGCACCAAGGGGGAGCAGCGCGCAAAGGGACGCAGACCCGGGAGGGCGGTCTCTGTCACCGCTGCCCCGGGAGCTGCCGCAGCCTAGACCACCTCTTTCGGAGGACGAGGAGGGAGAAGGCGACCCTGCCGTGGGCATGGCAGACGATCCGGCGCTGGGCGTTGGGTCCCTTCTCCACCAGCGCGTCCTCATAAACATCTCCGGACTGCGCTTCGAGACGCAGCTGGGCACCTTGGCGCAGTTTCCCAACACCCTCCTGGGGGATCCGGCCAAGCGCTTGCGCTACTTCGACCCGCTGAGGAACGAGTACTTCTTCGACCGCAACCGGCCCAGCTTTGATGGCATCCTCTACTATTACCAGTCAGGGGGCCGGCTGCGGCGGCCGGTCAATGTCTCGCTGGATGTGTTCGCGGATGAGATCCGCTTCTACCAGCTGGGGGACGAGGCCATGGAGCGCTTCCGGGAGGATGAGGGCTTCATTAAAGAGGAGGAGAAGCCCCTGCCCCGCAATGAGTTTCAACGTCAGGTGTGGCTTATCTTCGAATACCCGGAAAGCTCTGGGTCCGCTCGGGCCATCGCCATCGTCTCGGTTTTGGTCATtctcatttccatcatcacattcTGCTTGGAGACCCTGCCTGAATTCAGGGATGAAGGAGAGTTGCTCCGCCATCCCCCAGTACCCCACCAGCCTCCTGCTCCTGCCCCAGGTGCCAATGGCAGCGGGGCCATGGTGCCTCCCCCTGGCTCAACAGTGGCACCGCTTCTGCCTAGGACCCTGGCCGATCCCTTCTTCATTGTGGAGACCACGTGTGTCATCTGGTTCACTTTCGAGCTGTTGGTGCGCTTCTTCGCCTGCCCTAGCAAGGCCGACTTCTCTCGGAACATCATGAACATCATCGACGTGGTGGCCATCTTCCCCTACTTCATCACCTTGGGCACCGAGCTGGCAGAGCAACAACCAGGAGGTGGAGGAGGTGGCCAGAATGGGCAGCAGGCCATGTCCCTGGCCATCCTCAGAGTGATCCGCCTGGTCCGGGTGTTCCGCATCTTCAAGCTCTCCCGCCACTCCAAGGGGCTGCAGATCCTGGGCAAGACCTTGCAGGCCTCCATGCGAGAGCTGGGCCTGCTCATCTTCTTTCTCTTCATTGGAGTCATCCTCTTCTCCAGCGCCGTCTACTTCGCGGAGGCCGACACCCAGGAGACCCACTTCTCCAGCATCCCGGATGCTTTCTGGTGGGCAGTCGTCACCATGACTACTGTGGGCTATGGGGACATGAAGCCTATCACTGTTGGGGGCAAGATCGTGGGCTCTCTGTGTGCCATTGCTGGGGTCCTCACCATCGCACTGCCAGTGCCCGTCATTGTCTCCAACTTCAACTACTTTTACCACCGGGAGACGGACCACGAGGACCAGGCAGCCCTTAAGGAAGAGCAGGGAAGCCAGAGCCAGGGGACAGGGCCTGATGGTGGAGGCCTGCACAAGGCCAGCTGGAGCAAGGTTTCCCTTGGCAAGGCTGGGGGGTCCCTGGAGAATGCAGACGGAGCCCGAAGGGGCAGCTGCCCTGTAGAAAAATGCAACCTCAAGGCTAAGAGCAATGTGGACTTACCGAGGTCCCTGTATGCTCTTTGCCTGGACACCAGCAGGGAAACAGATCTGTAA